A single region of the Bacillus cereus genome encodes:
- a CDS encoding MBL fold metallo-hydrolase has protein sequence MKIIELPIEFEFNERKQCIYPSLIILNNELTLVDTGYTNFSPLIEDAILKHGYEMKNLKNIIITHYDDDHIGSLYDFKVKYPRINIIASEIESYYISGDIKSERLVQAEEMLERMPNEEKEFGKWFIQQLKNVRHIPVDEKVHDGQMILNNECKIVTTPGHTSGHISLYFPNLNCVITGDAAVQENQELVIANRKFCLNIEKAEESLKKIKNLKATSYYCYHGGKLTV, from the coding sequence ATGAAGATAATAGAACTACCAATTGAATTCGAATTTAATGAGAGAAAACAATGTATTTATCCGAGCTTAATCATATTAAACAATGAATTAACTTTAGTAGATACAGGTTATACAAATTTTTCACCTTTAATTGAAGATGCAATTTTAAAACATGGATATGAGATGAAAAACTTAAAAAATATAATTATTACTCATTATGATGACGATCATATAGGGTCTTTATACGATTTTAAAGTGAAATATCCTCGAATTAATATAATTGCGAGTGAAATTGAATCTTACTATATTAGTGGTGATATAAAATCAGAGAGATTGGTTCAAGCTGAAGAAATGTTAGAACGTATGCCAAATGAAGAAAAAGAATTTGGTAAATGGTTTATACAGCAGTTAAAAAATGTAAGGCATATTCCTGTTGATGAAAAAGTACATGATGGTCAAATGATTTTGAATAATGAATGTAAAATAGTGACGACGCCAGGGCATACTTCGGGGCATATTTCATTATATTTTCCGAATTTAAACTGTGTAATTACGGGCGATGCAGCGGTTCAAGAGAATCAAGAATTAGTTATAGCTAATCGGAAGTTTTGTTTAAATATAGAAAAAGCGGAAGAGTCTTTAAAGAAAATTAAAAACCTTAAAGCGACAAGCTATTATTGCTATCATGGAGGAAAACTTACTGTATAA
- a CDS encoding YkvA family protein, producing the protein MEKQTLWKKFKKSSVNLGKSSVYESIILFYTMKKKALPTKAKLIILAALSYYVLTIDFIPDIAAIIGIGLLDDVLAIAIAHKYVMRHADAEIREKSKIKMESLFTSAQA; encoded by the coding sequence ATGGAGAAACAGACACTTTGGAAAAAATTCAAAAAAAGCTCTGTAAACCTCGGTAAATCCAGCGTATATGAAAGTATTATTTTATTCTACACAATGAAAAAGAAAGCGTTACCTACTAAAGCGAAACTTATAATATTAGCCGCTTTATCCTATTACGTATTAACAATTGATTTCATTCCAGATATAGCTGCTATTATCGGGATTGGCTTGTTAGATGATGTTTTAGCAATCGCTATCGCACATAAATATGTTATGCGACATGCTGATGCTGAAATTCGAGAGAAGAGCAAAATAAAAATGGAGTCATTATTTACTTCAGCACAAGCATAA